A DNA window from Deinococcus malanensis contains the following coding sequences:
- a CDS encoding M23 family metallopeptidase yields the protein MTFYPMLDTPTTRYSVQPGTGFLDEGYLKATGSQHESVDFNAITGGDTDLGDPVYVVEGGTVRAAFWHKGIGGIVLIEHPDGSEAHYWHLRDIHVRKGSYLNAGDLIGQVGKGGRGQWYAHLHFGVRKKAGQLAADHWPSTHIKDPVKCAAFIREHYHEPLAWLEARNAKKRIDDLQAQRGEPTRVLMNEQEITGQLVQVHGNGFTIDARTNPVRIYTNDPDVGSIPATPQKAP from the coding sequence ATGACGTTCTATCCGATGCTCGACACGCCCACCACTCGCTATTCCGTACAGCCCGGGACCGGCTTCCTGGACGAGGGGTATCTGAAGGCCACTGGCTCGCAGCACGAGTCGGTCGACTTCAATGCGATTACCGGTGGCGACACTGACCTGGGTGATCCGGTGTACGTCGTCGAGGGCGGGACCGTCAGGGCCGCCTTCTGGCATAAGGGGATCGGCGGCATCGTCCTGATCGAGCACCCCGACGGCAGTGAGGCGCATTACTGGCACCTGCGGGACATCCACGTGCGCAAGGGCAGCTATTTGAACGCGGGCGACCTGATCGGCCAGGTCGGCAAGGGCGGGCGCGGTCAGTGGTACGCGCACCTGCACTTCGGTGTTCGCAAGAAGGCTGGCCAGCTCGCCGCCGATCACTGGCCCAGCACACACATCAAAGATCCGGTGAAGTGCGCCGCGTTCATCCGGGAGCATTACCACGAGCCGCTGGCCTGGCTGGAAGCGAGAAACGCGAAAAAGCGCATCGATGACCTGCAGGCCCAGCGCGGCGAGCCGACCCGGGTGCTGATGAATGAGCAGGAGATCACTGGCCAGCTGGTGCAGGTGCACGGCAACGGGTTCACCATCGACGCCCGCACCAACCCGGTCAGGATCTATACCAACGATCCGGACGTAGGCAGTATTCCCGCCACGCCGCAGAAGGCACCATGA
- a CDS encoding prepilin-type N-terminal cleavage/methylation domain-containing protein codes for MKNTTQGFTLIELLIVIAIIGILAAVLIPNLLGARKSATARAGQGHNANVYKAVVAAQSDDVNMSVADIAALYNGSCMTAVAASATVKYPIDDAPTGTNTCTIAANGTDDFTVTTVMTAAGNSKTFINGKEQ; via the coding sequence ATGAAGAACACGACCCAAGGCTTCACCCTGATCGAACTGCTGATCGTGATCGCTATCATCGGCATCCTCGCCGCTGTCCTGATCCCCAACCTGCTGGGTGCCCGTAAGAGCGCCACCGCCCGCGCTGGCCAGGGCCACAACGCGAACGTGTACAAGGCTGTTGTTGCTGCTCAGTCTGATGACGTGAACATGAGCGTTGCCGACATTGCTGCCCTGTACAACGGAAGTTGCATGACCGCCGTTGCCGCCTCCGCTACTGTGAAGTACCCCATTGACGATGCTCCCACTGGTACGAACACCTGCACCATTGCTGCAAACGGTACGGATGACTTCACCGTGACCACTGTCATGACCGCCGCTGGCAACTCCAAGACCTTCATCAACGGAAAAGAGCAGTAA
- a CDS encoding prepilin-type N-terminal cleavage/methylation domain-containing protein has product MKNTTQGFTLIELLIVIAIIGILAAVLIPNLLGARKSATARAGQGHNANVYKAVVAAQSDDVNMSVADIAALYNGSCMTAVAASATVKYPIEDAPTGTNTCTIAANGTDDFTVTTVMTAAGNSKTFINGKEQ; this is encoded by the coding sequence ATGAAGAACACGACCCAAGGCTTCACCCTGATCGAACTGCTGATCGTGATCGCTATCATCGGCATCCTCGCCGCTGTCCTGATCCCCAACCTGCTGGGTGCCCGTAAGAGCGCCACCGCCCGCGCTGGCCAGGGCCACAACGCGAACGTGTACAAGGCTGTTGTTGCTGCTCAGTCTGATGACGTGAACATGAGCGTTGCCGACATTGCTGCCCTGTACAACGGAAGTTGCATGACCGCCGTTGCCGCCTCCGCTACTGTGAAGTACCCCATTGAGGATGCTCCCACTGGTACGAACACCTGCACCATTGCTGCAAACGGTACGGATGACTTCACCGTGACCACTGTCATGACCGCCGCTGGCAACTCCAAGACCTTTATCAACGGAAAAGAGCAGTAA